The Chlorogloeopsis sp. ULAP01 genome has a segment encoding these proteins:
- a CDS encoding low molecular weight protein-tyrosine-phosphatase, with translation MAYKLLFVCLGNICRSPAAENIMNHLIEQSEWSQSSGSPLRDRIICDSAGTSSYHIGSPPDRRMSVAAAQKLGIKMRGRARQFQELDFQDFDLILAMDRENYEDILYLDPTGQHHHKVRLMCDFCSRHTLKEVPDPYYGGAEGFERVIDLLVDACEGLLEYVISLETVS, from the coding sequence ATGGCTTACAAGCTTTTATTTGTCTGCCTGGGGAATATTTGCCGATCGCCAGCAGCAGAAAATATTATGAATCATCTGATCGAGCAGTCTGAGTGGAGTCAATCTTCTGGATCGCCACTGCGCGATCGCATTATCTGCGACTCTGCTGGAACATCTAGCTATCACATTGGTAGCCCCCCAGATCGACGCATGAGCGTTGCAGCTGCTCAAAAGTTAGGAATAAAAATGCGTGGTCGTGCTCGCCAGTTTCAAGAATTGGATTTTCAAGACTTTGATTTGATTTTGGCGATGGATCGAGAAAATTATGAGGACATCCTCTATCTCGATCCGACTGGGCAACATCACCATAAAGTACGTCTAATGTGTGATTTTTGCTCCAGACATACTCTCAAAGAAGTTCCAGATCCTTACTACGGCGGTGCAGAGGGATTTGAGCGAGTGATCGATTTGCTCGTCGATGCTTGTGAAGGTCTGCTCGAATATGTCATTAGTCTAGAAACTGTATCGTGA